The Pigmentiphaga aceris DNA segment TGCCAGTCAACGCAGCACGCCCGATCCCTCATTCAAGCGCTGCGCTCAACCACCACCGCGCTGATCTGCTGGATGGGTATCAGATCGGTGTAGTTGGCGATATCCGCGCCGATCTCGGCCGCGTGCGGTGCGATGCCTGCCGTCAGGTCATCTAGCGAATCGCAATACACATGGCACATCGCCACATAGGCCGGC contains these protein-coding regions:
- a CDS encoding EthD family reductase; this encodes MIKLSVMYPYQEGARFDHDYYRDQHMPMLKSRMGKYCKYYTVERGLGGTEPGSPPAYVAMCHVYCDSLDDLTAGIAPHAAEIGADIANYTDLIPIQQISAVVVERSA